A region from the Chitinophaga sp. Cy-1792 genome encodes:
- a CDS encoding DUF6660 family protein has translation MKFFVYIFSIYIVLLSCLPCNDAAAAVNGHLQQEMVHGTDTSHQHTQPDFCSPLCVCSCCNVQVMPVAIHLYIPYRISSSHIFPSFQSDLYTARSMDVWQPPRTVIG, from the coding sequence ATGAAATTTTTCGTTTACATATTCAGTATATATATCGTGTTGCTGTCATGCCTGCCATGCAACGACGCAGCTGCTGCTGTAAACGGACATCTGCAACAGGAAATGGTACATGGTACAGATACCAGTCATCAGCATACTCAACCTGATTTTTGTTCACCGCTCTGTGTATGCAGCTGCTGCAACGTACAGGTAATGCCTGTAGCTATTCACTTGTATATCCCATATCGTATTTCATCTTCCCATATATTTCCTTCTTTTCAGTCTGACCTTTATACTGCCAGATCTATGGATGTTTGGCAGCCTCCACGAACAGTTATAGGCTAA
- a CDS encoding TolC family protein — MRIVIILLLLPLLAAAQTTDKWTMEQAVQAALSNNKGLQAAGAKVKYFQELLPASGEIGKTEVSMQYGQYNSYVKTDNHFAISQSIPFPTNFAARRELGKSQVAAATYLKANNANELAFQVKEAWMQLLFLHDQRALLQQQDSLFGAFAASANLRYRTGESKMLEKTAADTRKQEVVNLLRQNQADITINESRLRALLALPDTSVLPAQREAGIAAVHIQPLSDSAAVSMHPYLQYLRQEVITAQQQRKVYNAAILPDITVGYFNQSLIGTPLNAGGAPLATGGDRFQGFQVGLALPLWARPLKAKVKAERQQENAAALTLEQNGIQFRNLYQQALQEYAKQMDNLHYYEGTALPNATLILKQSSLAYGAGEIGYAEHFLNMEQVLGIRQGYLKSLLDNQLAASYIDYLAGRQ; from the coding sequence ATGAGAATAGTCATCATCCTGTTGCTGCTGCCGTTGCTGGCAGCAGCACAGACTACCGATAAATGGACCATGGAGCAGGCCGTACAGGCCGCATTGTCCAACAATAAAGGGCTTCAGGCCGCTGGTGCTAAAGTGAAGTACTTTCAGGAATTATTGCCGGCAAGCGGCGAAATCGGCAAGACAGAAGTGAGCATGCAATATGGTCAGTATAACAGCTATGTCAAAACTGATAATCATTTTGCCATCTCACAATCTATTCCTTTTCCTACCAATTTCGCCGCCAGAAGAGAACTGGGAAAGTCGCAGGTAGCCGCCGCCACATACCTGAAAGCCAATAACGCCAATGAGCTGGCTTTCCAGGTGAAGGAAGCCTGGATGCAGCTGCTTTTCCTACACGATCAGCGGGCTTTACTACAACAGCAGGATAGTCTCTTTGGCGCTTTTGCAGCCAGCGCTAACCTGCGTTACAGAACAGGAGAGTCGAAAATGCTGGAGAAAACGGCAGCGGATACACGAAAACAGGAAGTGGTAAACCTGCTTCGCCAAAACCAGGCAGACATTACCATCAATGAATCCCGCCTGCGTGCGCTGCTGGCCCTGCCGGATACCAGTGTATTACCGGCACAGCGGGAAGCAGGTATTGCGGCGGTGCATATTCAGCCTTTGAGCGATTCAGCCGCAGTCAGCATGCATCCTTATCTCCAATACCTGCGCCAGGAAGTGATTACAGCACAGCAACAACGCAAGGTTTATAATGCCGCCATTTTGCCGGATATCACCGTGGGCTATTTTAATCAGTCGCTGATAGGAACGCCATTGAATGCAGGCGGTGCGCCGCTGGCTACAGGTGGCGACCGCTTTCAGGGATTCCAGGTAGGACTCGCATTGCCATTGTGGGCACGTCCCTTAAAGGCAAAGGTGAAAGCGGAACGGCAGCAGGAAAATGCAGCCGCACTCACCCTGGAACAAAATGGTATCCAATTCAGGAATCTTTACCAGCAAGCATTACAGGAGTATGCAAAACAAATGGATAACCTGCATTACTATGAAGGTACCGCCCTGCCTAATGCAACGCTGATCCTGAAGCAGTCATCACTGGCGTATGGTGCCGGCGAAATAGGCTATGCAGAGCATTTCCTCAATATGGAACAAGTACTGGGTATACGTCAGGGGTATCTGAAATCACTGCTGGACAATCAGCTGGCAGCTTCCTATATCGATTATCTGGCAGGTCGTCAATAA
- a CDS encoding ATP-binding protein yields the protein MILFIVLQFNSAKNIQKLISGNEQLLQELNVKNELQKLQTNMAKTDIKVRGTVISQDTLHITGIEAEIAVIKADLKEINKIVRNDSTEKLLTQLNYLVDEKNSFNVQVLDTFYSKGKWAAEKMINNQKGKRLSEAITGILHQLDTTRQSEVNRTTHLIDTSGQKAQSWGTVLVFFACLSSLLAFLYITSRIHKQEQLIDELDQARQKERKLTAVKDQFLANMSHEIRTPMNAVLGFTHLLKAQPLNNKSKEYVSAIEGAGQNLLEIINDILDISKIESGMMRIEGSSFSLHGVLHNIYTLFRPKAEEKNLLLHVTIDDQVPDILYGDVTRLTQVLVNLTSNAIKFTDSGEVSIHVSKVWADEMGVRLLFTIRDTGIGIEPGKQHSIFDRFNQGEASTTRKYGGTGLGLTIVKQLVELQNGFISVESKPGEGAAFKVELPYAIGEALPETSDKLSPDQDLESRHEEVRLLVAEDNRLNQNLLRHLLSTWRLPYKIVNNGQEALQALEKSNYDLLLLDIQMPVMDGYMTVQKLRGELHSNIPVIAMTAHAMAGEREKCLQMGMNEYIAKPIRAEELYRLIQIFTGKLQGPDTSVTSPLLNGENGTHLLNMQYLHDLSKGDKGFENTMLEQFISQLPEDLSSLKKAINNEDIASIRSTAHNLKTTVSFIGLESHLYPILDPLEELTPAVYDPVIVREQFESLKQLSMQAIQEAISIMI from the coding sequence ATGATACTATTTATTGTGCTGCAGTTTAACTCCGCCAAAAACATTCAGAAACTTATCTCCGGAAACGAACAGCTACTCCAGGAGCTGAACGTAAAAAACGAATTACAGAAGCTTCAGACCAATATGGCCAAAACGGATATAAAAGTCCGTGGTACGGTCATTTCACAGGATACCCTCCATATTACCGGGATTGAGGCAGAAATAGCAGTAATTAAGGCCGACCTCAAAGAGATTAATAAAATTGTCAGAAATGACAGCACAGAGAAACTACTCACCCAGTTAAATTACCTGGTGGATGAGAAAAACAGTTTCAATGTGCAGGTGCTGGATACCTTCTACAGTAAAGGTAAATGGGCCGCTGAGAAGATGATCAACAACCAGAAAGGGAAAAGGCTCAGTGAGGCTATTACCGGCATCCTCCATCAGCTGGATACCACCCGGCAATCGGAAGTAAACCGCACCACCCATCTGATAGATACCAGTGGCCAGAAAGCACAAAGCTGGGGCACCGTACTGGTGTTCTTCGCCTGTTTGAGCAGTCTGCTGGCCTTTCTATATATTACCAGCCGTATCCATAAACAGGAACAGCTGATAGATGAACTGGACCAGGCCCGGCAGAAGGAACGAAAACTTACTGCCGTAAAAGATCAGTTCCTGGCCAATATGAGCCATGAAATCCGGACCCCTATGAACGCTGTTCTGGGCTTCACACACCTGCTAAAAGCACAACCACTTAATAATAAATCCAAAGAATACGTTTCCGCCATCGAAGGCGCCGGACAAAACCTGCTGGAAATCATCAACGACATCCTCGATATCTCTAAAATAGAATCAGGTATGATGCGCATTGAAGGCAGCTCCTTCAGTCTGCATGGCGTATTACACAATATCTACACTTTATTCCGTCCCAAAGCAGAAGAGAAAAATCTGCTGCTGCACGTGACCATCGACGACCAGGTACCTGATATCCTTTATGGTGATGTAACCCGCCTGACGCAGGTATTGGTCAACCTCACCAGCAATGCCATCAAATTTACTGACAGTGGTGAAGTAAGTATTCATGTATCCAAGGTTTGGGCAGATGAGATGGGCGTACGCCTGTTATTTACTATCAGAGATACCGGCATAGGAATAGAACCAGGCAAGCAGCATTCTATCTTCGACCGCTTTAACCAGGGCGAAGCCTCTACTACCCGCAAATACGGTGGTACCGGCCTTGGGCTTACCATCGTAAAGCAACTGGTTGAACTGCAGAATGGATTTATTTCTGTAGAAAGCAAACCTGGAGAAGGCGCCGCCTTTAAAGTAGAACTACCTTATGCCATCGGTGAAGCACTGCCTGAAACCAGTGATAAACTCTCCCCTGATCAGGACCTGGAGTCACGCCATGAAGAAGTACGCCTCCTCGTAGCGGAAGATAACCGCCTTAACCAAAACCTGTTGCGGCACCTCCTCAGCACCTGGCGACTACCTTACAAAATCGTGAACAACGGCCAGGAAGCATTACAGGCACTGGAAAAATCGAACTACGACCTGTTATTATTAGATATACAGATGCCTGTCATGGATGGTTATATGACTGTACAGAAATTACGCGGTGAGCTTCACTCCAACATCCCGGTGATAGCCATGACAGCGCATGCAATGGCCGGAGAACGCGAAAAGTGCCTGCAGATGGGCATGAACGAATATATCGCCAAACCCATCCGTGCAGAAGAACTCTACCGCCTCATCCAGATATTTACCGGAAAATTACAAGGCCCTGACACCAGTGTTACCAGTCCTTTACTGAATGGAGAAAATGGTACACATCTGCTGAATATGCAATACCTGCATGATCTCTCCAAAGGCGATAAAGGCTTCGAAAATACCATGCTGGAACAATTCATATCTCAACTACCAGAAGATCTCAGCAGCCTCAAAAAAGCCATCAACAACGAAGATATTGCCAGCATCAGAAGTACGGCACATAACCTCAAAACTACCGTCAGCTTCATTGGCCTGGAATCACATCTTTACCCTATCCTCGATCCGCTGGAAGAACTTACCCCTGCGGTATATGATCCTGTTATTGTAAGGGAACAGTTCGAATCGCTGAAACAACTCTCCATGCAAGCCATACAGGAAGCTATCTCTATCATGATCTGA
- a CDS encoding efflux RND transporter periplasmic adaptor subunit has protein sequence MKTIKHIINLAVILFSMGFLAACNNKSAAEKSAADHDHDETPGMVEISDLQYKTAGIQTGKLEDREISSAVKVSGLLDVPPQQLVSVSVPMGGFIRQTTLLQGMPIKQGQVIAVLENLDYIQLQQDYLEVRSQLEYATTEYHRQEELAKENVNALKTLQQAKAAWQSLTVKENGLRQKLSLLHVNMTALLKGDIQRSINVYAPISGYVTQVNVNLGQFVTPTDILFRIVNTEHLHAELTVFEKDIPRLKVGQLVRFTLANESSTREATVHLIGREISTDRTIRVHCHLSKEDTQLLPGTYLRAVIETGAAKVKALPEAAVVNFEDKNYVFVKAAAADSLHTFKMMEVTKGNTESGFTEVAFAGPAPDNDFVVKGAYDLLAKMKNSGEHEGH, from the coding sequence ATGAAAACTATCAAACATATTATAAATCTCGCTGTAATCCTTTTCTCCATGGGCTTTTTAGCTGCCTGTAACAATAAATCAGCAGCAGAGAAGTCCGCAGCAGACCATGACCATGATGAAACACCTGGTATGGTGGAGATTTCTGATCTGCAATATAAAACAGCGGGTATACAAACCGGTAAGCTGGAAGATCGGGAAATCAGCAGTGCAGTTAAGGTGAGCGGATTACTGGATGTGCCACCACAGCAGCTGGTAAGTGTATCTGTGCCAATGGGGGGCTTCATCCGCCAGACAACCCTGCTACAGGGCATGCCTATAAAACAGGGCCAGGTAATCGCAGTTCTGGAAAATCTTGATTATATTCAATTACAGCAAGACTACCTGGAGGTTCGCAGTCAGCTCGAATATGCAACCACGGAATATCACCGTCAGGAAGAACTGGCAAAGGAAAATGTAAATGCGTTAAAAACATTACAGCAGGCAAAAGCAGCCTGGCAATCGCTGACCGTAAAGGAAAATGGTCTGCGACAGAAACTGAGCCTGCTTCATGTTAATATGACCGCTTTACTGAAAGGGGATATCCAGCGGAGCATCAATGTTTATGCACCTATCAGCGGATATGTTACCCAGGTGAATGTAAACCTCGGACAGTTTGTAACGCCAACGGATATACTTTTCCGTATTGTTAATACAGAGCACCTGCACGCGGAACTGACTGTTTTTGAGAAAGATATTCCCAGGCTGAAAGTGGGTCAACTGGTCAGGTTTACACTGGCAAATGAAAGTAGTACCAGGGAGGCAACCGTACATCTGATCGGCAGGGAAATCAGTACAGACCGTACCATCAGGGTACACTGCCATCTCAGCAAGGAAGATACACAGCTGTTGCCGGGAACTTACCTCAGAGCGGTGATTGAAACCGGTGCGGCAAAAGTAAAGGCCCTGCCGGAAGCTGCAGTAGTGAACTTTGAAGATAAGAATTACGTATTTGTAAAGGCAGCGGCGGCCGACAGCCTGCATACCTTCAAGATGATGGAAGTAACCAAAGGCAATACCGAATCCGGCTTTACCGAAGTAGCTTTTGCCGGCCCTGCGCCAGACAATGATTTTGTAGTAAAAGGAGCCTACGACCTGCTGGCTAAAATGAAAAACAGCGGAGAGCACGAAGGTCATTAA
- a CDS encoding heavy metal translocating P-type ATPase, with protein sequence MSKECCGNEQTVVKQPAHSHGKTSNGHDHDHDHDHGHDHGSGTVAWYRTSEFIMCVVSLLLLLTGILLDHTWTGFTGYKRLGFYLLAYLPVALPVVVNAWRTVLKGDIFSEFLLMTIATVGAFYIGQYPEGVAVMLFYAVGEVFQDAAVSRAKGNIKSLLDQRPDEVNVLENGILVRKAAANVPVGTVLQLKPGEKLALDGILLTETATFNTAALTGESKPDTMVKGDAVLAGMINLNTVTDVQVTTAYADSKLSRILELVQNASAQKAPTELFIRKFARIYTPAVVFLAVGICLLPYFFVANYVFDEWLYRALIFLVISCPCALVISIPLGYFGGIGAASRNGILFKGSNYLDVMANVKNVVMDKTGTLTKGVFAVQEVLIQPGFEEKELLQWVNAIEGKSTHPVATAIREYLGDTAQPLEVTGLTEIAGHGLKGSVAGKELLAGNFRLLKKFNVSFDISAEDIPLTVVAIAVDGKYAGLITIADEIKEDAQQAIRELNEMDINTVMLSGDKSSVVKYVAERLGVEEAYGDLLPEDKVEKVKAIRAEKGSVAFVGDGVNDAPVIALSDAGLAMGGLGSDAAIETADIVIQNDQPSRISMAVRIGRATKQIVWQNITLAFVVKGVVLLLGAGGLATMWEAVFADVGVALLAIMNAIRIQRKQF encoded by the coding sequence ATGTCAAAAGAATGTTGTGGTAATGAGCAGACGGTTGTTAAACAACCGGCGCATTCACACGGAAAAACATCCAATGGCCACGATCATGATCACGACCACGACCACGGCCATGATCACGGTAGTGGCACCGTTGCCTGGTACCGGACATCTGAATTTATTATGTGCGTTGTCAGCCTGTTATTATTGCTGACAGGCATCCTCCTGGACCATACCTGGACAGGATTTACTGGCTATAAACGGCTGGGCTTCTATTTGCTGGCTTATTTGCCGGTAGCTTTGCCCGTGGTGGTAAATGCCTGGCGTACGGTGCTTAAAGGGGATATTTTCAGTGAATTTCTGCTGATGACCATAGCGACCGTGGGTGCTTTTTATATCGGGCAATATCCGGAAGGCGTGGCCGTAATGCTGTTTTATGCGGTGGGAGAAGTATTCCAGGATGCAGCCGTATCGCGCGCAAAAGGGAATATCAAAAGTCTGCTGGACCAGCGCCCTGACGAAGTGAATGTCCTGGAAAATGGTATACTCGTTCGTAAGGCCGCAGCGAATGTGCCGGTGGGCACGGTATTGCAGCTGAAGCCAGGCGAAAAGCTCGCACTGGACGGTATCTTATTGACAGAAACAGCCACCTTTAATACTGCCGCACTCACCGGCGAAAGCAAGCCTGATACCATGGTGAAAGGCGATGCCGTGCTCGCAGGTATGATCAACCTCAATACTGTAACGGATGTTCAGGTCACTACAGCCTATGCCGACAGTAAACTGTCGCGCATCCTGGAGCTGGTACAGAATGCCAGTGCCCAGAAAGCGCCTACAGAACTATTTATACGCAAGTTCGCCAGAATTTATACACCTGCAGTTGTATTCCTGGCAGTAGGCATTTGTTTGCTGCCGTACTTTTTCGTTGCAAATTATGTGTTCGACGAATGGCTGTACCGCGCCCTGATATTCCTGGTGATTTCCTGCCCGTGTGCACTTGTGATTTCCATACCGCTGGGCTATTTCGGCGGTATCGGTGCCGCCAGCCGCAATGGCATACTGTTTAAAGGCAGTAACTATCTCGATGTGATGGCCAATGTCAAAAATGTGGTGATGGATAAAACCGGTACGCTGACCAAAGGTGTTTTTGCAGTACAGGAAGTATTGATCCAGCCAGGTTTTGAGGAGAAAGAACTGTTGCAATGGGTGAATGCGATTGAAGGTAAATCCACACACCCGGTGGCTACGGCTATACGCGAATACCTGGGCGATACCGCGCAGCCGCTGGAAGTAACCGGACTTACAGAGATAGCAGGACATGGCCTGAAAGGGAGCGTGGCTGGCAAAGAGCTGCTGGCCGGTAACTTCAGACTACTGAAGAAATTTAATGTGAGCTTCGATATCAGTGCAGAAGATATTCCGCTCACCGTAGTGGCCATCGCCGTTGATGGGAAGTACGCGGGACTGATCACCATCGCCGATGAGATCAAGGAAGATGCCCAACAGGCTATCAGAGAGCTGAACGAAATGGACATCAATACCGTTATGCTGTCGGGAGATAAATCCAGCGTGGTGAAATACGTAGCAGAAAGGCTTGGTGTGGAAGAAGCCTACGGGGATCTGTTACCGGAAGATAAAGTGGAAAAGGTAAAAGCCATCCGTGCGGAAAAAGGCAGCGTAGCTTTTGTAGGCGATGGCGTCAACGATGCACCTGTTATCGCCCTGAGTGATGCCGGCCTGGCGATGGGTGGCCTTGGCAGTGATGCCGCCATCGAAACCGCTGATATCGTCATCCAGAATGATCAGCCTTCCCGTATATCCATGGCCGTGCGCATAGGCCGTGCTACCAAACAGATCGTATGGCAGAACATCACACTGGCCTTCGTCGTGAAAGGAGTGGTGCTGCTGCTGGGCGCCGGCGGACTCGCTACCATGTGGGAAGCCGTTTTTGCCGATGTAGGGGTGGCGCTCCTTGCTATTATGAATGCCATCCGAATACAACGTAAACAATTCTAA
- a CDS encoding LytTR family DNA-binding domain-containing protein — protein sequence MNCLIVDDNKLARTAMRQLASHVDHLQVLDECSSAMEAYNLLQKEKVDLLLLDIEMPGMSGLELTRNLGSKAPIIIFTTVKKDYAVEAFELKVADYLIKPVSPARFIQAIDRAKEIYESNNREIQVSDLEFVFIRDNGVLKRIRTEEILYLEAMGDYVKLFTAQKFHAIHATLKSLEEKLPAGKFMRVHRSYIVALDKIEAIEDGTILIQKNNIPIADAYKSALNSKLKLL from the coding sequence ATGAATTGCCTGATCGTAGACGATAATAAACTGGCCAGAACAGCCATGCGTCAGCTGGCCAGTCATGTAGACCATCTGCAGGTGCTGGACGAATGCAGCAGCGCCATGGAGGCCTATAACCTGCTCCAGAAAGAAAAAGTGGACCTCTTGCTCCTGGATATTGAAATGCCCGGCATGAGCGGACTCGAATTGACGCGCAACCTCGGAAGTAAAGCCCCCATCATTATTTTTACAACTGTAAAAAAAGATTATGCAGTAGAAGCCTTCGAATTAAAAGTGGCGGATTATCTTATCAAGCCGGTGAGTCCGGCCCGTTTTATACAGGCAATCGACCGCGCAAAAGAAATCTATGAAAGTAATAACAGGGAAATTCAGGTATCCGATCTCGAATTTGTTTTTATCAGGGATAATGGCGTGCTAAAACGTATCCGTACTGAGGAAATCCTCTACCTGGAAGCTATGGGCGACTATGTAAAGTTATTTACCGCACAGAAATTCCATGCCATCCATGCTACCTTAAAATCGCTGGAAGAAAAATTACCGGCAGGAAAATTTATGCGGGTGCATCGTTCGTATATCGTTGCGCTGGACAAAATAGAAGCCATAGAAGATGGTACCATACTCATACAAAAGAATAATATACCAATTGCAGATGCCTACAAATCCGCACTCAACAGCAAATTGAAGTTATTATAG
- a CDS encoding efflux RND transporter permease subunit: MDKIILFSVRNKLAIAIFTLALAAWGIWSLTRLPVDAVPDITNNQVQAITLSPSLAAQEVERLITFPVEQTMAVIPELREVRSISRFGLSVVTVVFHDDVDIYWARQQVNEKLAEAKSNIPPGIGTPEMSPISSGLGEIYQYVLHPQKGYESKYDARELRTIQDWYVRRQLLGTPGIAEVNSFGGKLKQYVVAINPDKLRSYNLSIADVFNAMERNNQNTGGAYIDKKPNAYFVRSEGMITSIADIEQIVVKNTTNGTPVLIRDVATARLGDAIRYGALTRDTSEAVGGIVMMLKGKNSNEVVQAVKKRMAEIQQTLPEGVVIEPFLDRSDFVGRAIATVKKNLLEGALIVIFVLVVFLGNLRAGLIVASVIPLSMLFAIAMMHLFGVSGNLMSLGAIDFGLIVDGAVIIVEATLHHLGTRLKGNSSLQLTQAEMDEEVFTSARKIRSAAAFGEIIILIVYLPILALAGIEGKMFKPMAQTVSFAILGAFLLSLTYVPMMSALCLNKRISVKVTIADRLMAFFHKLYDPLIRGALKVKLWVVSAAVLLFVVALLLFRNMGGEFLPTLEEGDFAVETRLLTGSALSETIDKVTLAADILKKQFPEVKEVVGKIGAAEIPTDPMPLEACDLTILLKPRSEWTRAHNREELANKMQEALEAIPGVSFGFSQPIQLRFNELISGVRQDVGIKIFGEDLNTLSNLSKQINAIVAKTAGAKDIYLEQMDGLPQIVVKINRDKVAQYGLDIATINQTVNTAFAGQSAGIVYEGEKRFDLVLRLDNNNRQQLEDVQRLFITTPGGNQVPLEQLATVELVTGPNQVQREDAKRRIIVGFNVRGRDIASVVAEIEAAVKQKVKLPPGYFIRYGGQFENLREATARLSIAVPVALLLIFGLLYFTFRSVKQSLLIFTAIPMAAIGGVFALLLRGMPFSISAGVGFIALFGVAVLNGIVLIGEFNNLKKEGMTDLRDIVLKGTAIRLRPVLMTACVASFGFLPMALATTAGAEVQRPLATVVIGGLVTSTLLTLLVLPCLYIYFEKFFSSKTPPLQS, encoded by the coding sequence ATGGATAAAATAATTCTGTTTTCCGTCAGGAACAAACTTGCTATTGCCATATTTACCCTGGCACTTGCCGCATGGGGTATATGGTCGCTGACCCGGCTGCCCGTTGATGCAGTGCCGGATATTACCAATAACCAGGTGCAGGCAATCACCCTGTCGCCTTCGCTGGCCGCCCAGGAAGTAGAAAGACTGATCACTTTTCCTGTAGAGCAAACCATGGCCGTTATCCCGGAACTCAGGGAAGTACGCAGTATTTCCAGGTTCGGACTGTCAGTTGTTACCGTCGTTTTTCATGATGACGTAGATATTTACTGGGCCCGGCAACAGGTCAATGAAAAGCTCGCTGAAGCCAAAAGCAACATCCCGCCGGGCATAGGAACGCCGGAGATGTCGCCCATTTCCAGTGGCCTGGGAGAAATCTACCAGTATGTACTGCACCCGCAAAAGGGCTATGAATCCAAATACGACGCCAGGGAGCTGCGAACCATCCAGGACTGGTATGTACGCCGCCAGTTGCTCGGTACACCCGGCATTGCAGAGGTAAACAGCTTTGGTGGAAAGCTGAAGCAATATGTGGTAGCCATCAACCCGGATAAGCTCCGTAGCTATAATCTCAGTATTGCGGATGTGTTCAATGCCATGGAACGCAATAACCAGAATACCGGCGGTGCTTATATAGATAAAAAGCCTAATGCTTATTTTGTTCGTAGTGAAGGTATGATTACCAGCATTGCGGATATCGAGCAGATAGTGGTGAAAAATACAACCAATGGTACGCCCGTATTGATCCGGGACGTTGCCACTGCCCGCCTGGGCGATGCCATCCGTTATGGTGCCCTCACCAGGGATACATCAGAGGCGGTGGGCGGCATTGTGATGATGCTCAAAGGCAAGAACTCCAATGAAGTGGTACAGGCGGTGAAAAAGCGCATGGCAGAAATCCAGCAGACCTTACCCGAAGGCGTGGTAATTGAGCCCTTCCTGGACCGCAGCGACTTTGTAGGACGTGCTATTGCCACGGTAAAGAAAAACCTGCTGGAAGGAGCCCTGATCGTGATTTTTGTATTGGTTGTCTTTCTGGGGAATCTGCGGGCCGGACTTATTGTAGCCTCCGTTATCCCGCTGTCCATGCTCTTTGCCATCGCCATGATGCATCTCTTTGGGGTGTCCGGTAACCTGATGAGCCTGGGTGCGATTGACTTCGGACTGATCGTAGATGGCGCAGTAATCATCGTGGAAGCCACCTTGCACCATCTTGGCACGCGGCTAAAAGGAAATAGCTCCCTGCAGCTGACACAAGCCGAAATGGATGAAGAAGTATTTACCAGTGCCCGTAAAATAAGATCGGCAGCAGCTTTCGGGGAAATCATCATATTGATCGTTTACCTGCCTATCCTGGCTTTGGCTGGTATTGAAGGAAAAATGTTCAAGCCAATGGCCCAGACAGTTTCCTTTGCCATCCTGGGGGCTTTCCTGCTGTCGCTGACCTATGTGCCGATGATGTCTGCACTATGCCTGAACAAGCGTATATCCGTGAAGGTTACCATTGCCGACAGGCTCATGGCCTTTTTCCATAAACTTTATGACCCGCTGATCCGTGGCGCCTTAAAGGTGAAGCTATGGGTAGTGAGCGCCGCTGTACTGCTTTTCGTAGTAGCGTTGCTGTTATTCCGCAACATGGGCGGAGAGTTTCTGCCAACATTGGAAGAAGGTGATTTTGCAGTGGAAACAAGACTGCTCACCGGTAGTGCCTTATCTGAAACCATTGATAAGGTAACACTGGCAGCAGACATCCTTAAAAAGCAGTTCCCGGAAGTAAAAGAAGTAGTAGGCAAGATTGGCGCCGCTGAGATTCCTACAGATCCCATGCCGCTGGAAGCCTGCGATCTTACCATTCTTTTGAAACCACGCAGCGAATGGACCAGGGCCCATAACCGGGAAGAACTGGCCAACAAAATGCAGGAAGCACTTGAAGCCATCCCCGGTGTCAGCTTTGGTTTCTCACAGCCCATACAGCTAAGGTTTAACGAGCTGATCTCCGGTGTACGCCAGGATGTTGGTATCAAAATATTCGGGGAAGATCTCAATACACTATCAAATCTCTCTAAACAAATAAATGCCATTGTTGCTAAAACAGCAGGGGCAAAAGATATCTACCTCGAACAAATGGATGGCCTGCCACAGATAGTGGTAAAAATCAACAGAGACAAGGTTGCACAATACGGCCTTGATATTGCCACCATCAACCAGACGGTGAATACCGCCTTTGCAGGACAATCGGCAGGTATCGTATATGAAGGTGAAAAGCGTTTTGATCTCGTCCTGCGGCTGGACAATAACAACCGTCAGCAACTGGAAGATGTACAACGTTTATTTATTACCACGCCTGGCGGCAACCAGGTGCCGCTGGAGCAGCTGGCCACCGTGGAGCTGGTGACAGGCCCCAACCAGGTACAGCGCGAAGACGCCAAACGTAGGATCATTGTAGGCTTTAATGTGCGTGGCCGCGACATCGCCAGCGTAGTAGCAGAAATAGAAGCTGCGGTAAAACAAAAGGTAAAACTGCCGCCAGGATACTTTATCCGTTACGGCGGACAGTTCGAAAACCTGCGGGAAGCTACCGCACGACTTTCTATTGCCGTACCAGTAGCCTTGCTGCTGATATTCGGATTGCTGTACTTCACTTTCCGTTCTGTAAAACAATCACTGCTCATCTTCACCGCTATACCAATGGCGGCTATCGGCGGGGTTTTCGCACTGCTGTTACGCGGCATGCCTTTCAGTATATCCGCTGGCGTTGGCTTCATCGCACTCTTTGGGGTAGCTGTTCTAAATGGTATCGTGCTGATAGGAGAGTTCAATAACCTGAAGAAGGAAGGAATGACTGATCTGCGCGATATCGTACTAAAGGGAACGGCTATACGGTTACGACCGGTACTGATGACAGCCTGTGTAGCGTCTTTCGGCTTTCTGCCAATGGCGCTGGCCACCACCGCGGGAGCTGAAGTACAGCGGCCACTGGCCACGGTAGTAATTGGCGGACTCGTTACCTCCACATTGCTGACGCTGCTGGTGCTGCCCTGTCTGTACATCTATTTTGAAAAATTCTTTTCATCCAAAACCCCGCCTTTACAATCATGA